The Streptomyces kanamyceticus genome window below encodes:
- a CDS encoding putative immunity protein, translating to MSAETSGIALSKQDLREVTAYAAACAETVLDVFEADRPDDPRPRDAIGTAWVFARGGERGKALRDAAWAALKAAKDTDTAAAREAARAAMAAAGAAYLHPLAKATQVKHILGAGAHAARAAELVAGDDPAVGAEHLQRAVRRVTPAVVDVLTRFPTAPGGGGRVGELIRVLDADLRG from the coding sequence ATGTCAGCGGAAACGAGCGGCATCGCTCTGAGCAAGCAGGATCTTCGTGAGGTCACCGCGTACGCCGCGGCCTGCGCGGAGACGGTCCTCGACGTGTTCGAGGCCGATCGGCCGGACGACCCACGCCCCCGGGACGCGATCGGTACGGCGTGGGTGTTCGCCCGGGGCGGCGAGCGCGGGAAGGCACTGCGCGACGCCGCGTGGGCGGCGCTCAAGGCGGCCAAGGACACGGACACCGCGGCCGCCCGCGAGGCGGCGCGGGCCGCGATGGCCGCGGCGGGCGCCGCCTATCTGCACCCGTTGGCCAAGGCCACCCAGGTCAAGCACATCCTCGGCGCGGGCGCGCACGCCGCGCGAGCGGCCGAGCTCGTCGCCGGTGATGATCCGGCCGTGGGCGCCGAACACCTTCAGCGGGCGGTACGTCGTGTGACACCGGCCGTCGTCGACGTACTCACACGTTTTCCGACGGCACCGGGTGGTGGCGGACGGGTCGGTGAGCTGATCCGCGTGCTGGACGCGGATCTTCGCGGCTGA
- a CDS encoding FAD-dependent oxidoreductase gives MSSPTPRIAVIGAGLGGLTCARVLQRHGIAVTVHDLDASGAARDQGGTLDMHPDSGQHALNQAGLMDEFLALSRPEGQQMRVMDGGSGRILFDAVPPEAETVEGNPEIDRGQLRALLLESLEPGTVRWDHKLTRVEPLGDGTHRLHFADGTTVDADLVVGADGAWSRVRRQLSGATPGYTGVTFVETGFDDADTRHPRLAELTGAGTMMALHDQRGIVAQRNSGGHIRVYVAMRTDEDWYRRAGLDLTDTDTAAVREALLKKFTGWSEELLGFITDTDTGYVNRPLYALPVPHTWTHTPGLTLLGDAAHLMSPFSGMGANLAMRDGADLAQALVDASVIDQAVIAYEDLLLPRSIEAAEGAAGAIADTFGPDGAARVLAHMTGADDDATDGDGSVSREDPRPARGSAHRPVRHHPVPSENV, from the coding sequence ATGTCCTCTCCCACGCCCCGCATCGCGGTCATCGGCGCCGGACTTGGCGGCCTGACCTGCGCCCGCGTCCTCCAGCGGCACGGTATCGCCGTCACTGTCCACGACCTGGACGCCTCCGGGGCCGCACGCGACCAGGGCGGCACCCTCGACATGCACCCGGACTCCGGTCAACACGCCCTGAATCAGGCAGGATTGATGGACGAGTTCCTTGCCCTGTCGCGTCCCGAGGGGCAGCAGATGCGGGTGATGGACGGCGGCTCAGGACGGATCCTGTTCGACGCCGTCCCGCCCGAGGCCGAGACCGTCGAGGGCAATCCCGAGATAGATCGCGGCCAACTGCGCGCCCTGCTGCTGGAGTCCCTCGAGCCCGGCACCGTGCGCTGGGACCACAAGCTCACCCGCGTCGAACCCCTCGGCGACGGCACCCACCGCCTGCACTTCGCCGACGGCACCACCGTCGACGCCGACCTCGTCGTCGGCGCCGACGGTGCCTGGTCCAGGGTCCGCCGGCAACTGTCCGGCGCGACGCCCGGCTACACCGGTGTCACTTTCGTGGAGACCGGCTTCGACGACGCCGACACCCGCCACCCCCGCCTGGCCGAACTCACCGGCGCGGGCACGATGATGGCCCTCCACGACCAGCGGGGCATCGTGGCCCAGCGCAACAGCGGCGGACACATCCGCGTCTACGTCGCCATGCGTACGGACGAGGACTGGTACCGCCGGGCCGGGCTCGACCTCACCGACACCGACACCGCCGCCGTACGCGAGGCCCTCCTGAAGAAATTCACCGGCTGGAGCGAGGAGTTGCTCGGGTTCATCACGGACACGGACACGGGCTACGTCAACCGCCCGCTGTACGCCTTGCCCGTCCCGCACACCTGGACCCACACACCTGGCCTCACCCTCCTCGGAGACGCCGCACACCTGATGTCCCCGTTCTCCGGGATGGGCGCCAACCTCGCCATGCGCGACGGCGCGGACCTCGCGCAGGCCCTCGTCGACGCTTCGGTCATCGACCAGGCCGTCATCGCCTACGAGGACCTCCTCCTGCCGCGCTCCATCGAAGCGGCCGAGGGCGCTGCCGGTGCCATTGCCGACACCTTCGGCCCCGACGGCGCCGCCAGGGTGCTCGCCCACATGACGGGCGCCGACGACGACGCCACCGACGGCGACGGGTCGGTCAGCCGCGAAGATCCGCGTCCAGCACGCGGATCAGCTCACCGACCCGTCCGCCACCACCCGGTGCCGTCGGAAAACGTGTGA
- a CDS encoding PQQ-dependent sugar dehydrogenase, which translates to MKVRTRSSAIIGTLCLIASLALTTASADESAAPRQAAKVALTKVTTAKNPTAGAAGPGGTVWIAERAGTVRVLDRGALSAPVLDISAETTTDGERGLLGIAFDKKFAHFYISFTNLEGTSTVDEFAVRHGKIRPETRRTVITQTQPYSNHNGGDIKFGPDGYLYIALGDGGSGGDPHGNGQNLDTLLGKLLRIDPHGGKPYAIPQDNPFVDDPKAKDEIWAYGLRNPWRFSFDAGTGDLLIGDVGQSAWEEIDWAPAKSEGGENYGWSQMEGNHPFREGTEPANHVPPVHEYDRTGLGCSVTGGFVYRGKAIPALRGQYVYSDYCDGTIRSLEIKDGKVTGTHDLGVNGGEVISFVQGGNRELYALDIGGSVYRIDRA; encoded by the coding sequence GTGAAAGTTCGCACCAGAAGCTCGGCGATCATCGGCACCCTCTGCCTCATCGCGTCCCTCGCCCTCACCACGGCGTCCGCGGACGAGTCCGCGGCCCCGCGTCAGGCCGCCAAGGTCGCACTGACGAAGGTGACCACGGCCAAGAACCCGACCGCGGGCGCGGCAGGCCCGGGCGGAACGGTCTGGATCGCCGAACGCGCGGGAACCGTAAGGGTCTTGGACCGGGGTGCACTCAGCGCGCCCGTGCTCGACATCTCCGCCGAGACCACCACCGACGGCGAACGCGGCCTGCTGGGCATCGCGTTCGACAAGAAGTTCGCGCACTTCTACATCTCGTTCACGAACCTCGAAGGCACCAGCACCGTCGACGAGTTCGCCGTACGGCACGGCAAGATCCGGCCGGAGACCCGGCGCACCGTCATCACCCAGACCCAGCCGTACTCGAACCACAACGGCGGCGACATCAAGTTCGGCCCCGACGGCTACCTCTACATCGCCCTCGGCGACGGCGGCTCGGGCGGCGACCCGCACGGCAACGGACAGAACCTCGACACGCTGCTCGGCAAGCTGCTTCGGATCGACCCGCACGGCGGCAAGCCGTACGCGATCCCCCAGGACAATCCGTTCGTGGACGACCCGAAGGCGAAGGACGAGATCTGGGCCTACGGGCTGCGCAACCCGTGGCGGTTCTCCTTCGACGCGGGCACGGGCGACCTGCTGATCGGTGACGTCGGCCAGAGTGCCTGGGAGGAGATCGACTGGGCTCCCGCCAAGAGCGAGGGCGGCGAGAACTACGGCTGGTCCCAGATGGAGGGCAACCACCCCTTCCGCGAGGGCACCGAACCCGCGAACCACGTGCCACCGGTCCACGAGTACGACCGCACCGGCCTCGGCTGCTCGGTGACCGGCGGATTCGTCTACCGGGGCAAGGCGATCCCGGCCCTCAGGGGCCAGTACGTGTACAGCGACTACTGCGACGGCACCATCCGCTCGCTGGAGATCAAGGACGGGAAGGTGACCGGCACGCACGACCTCGGAGTCAACGGCGGCGAGGTCATCTCGTTCGTCCAGGGCGGCAATCGCGAGCTCTACGCCCTCGACATCGGCGGCAGCGTCTACCGCATCGATCGGGCGTAG